From Canis lupus baileyi chromosome 16, mCanLup2.hap1, whole genome shotgun sequence, a single genomic window includes:
- the LHX3 gene encoding LIM/homeobox protein Lhx3 isoform X2: MQQIPLCAGCDQHILDRFILKALDRHWHSKCLKCTDCHTPLAERCFSRGESVYCKDDFFKRFGTKCAACQLGIPPTQVVRRAQDFVYHLHCFACVVCKRQLATGDEFYLMEDSRLVCKADYETAKQREAEATAKRPRTTITAKQLETLKSAYNTSPKPARHVREQLSSETGLDMRVVQVWFQNRRAKEKRLKKDAGRQRWGPYFRSMKRARGGPKSDKDSVQEEGQDSDADVSFTDEPTMADLGPANGLYSSLGEPTSALGRPAGAPGSFPLEHGGLAGPEQYRELRPSSPYGVPPSPAALQSLPGPQPLLSSLVYPDASLGLVPSGTPGGPPPMRVLAGNGPSSDLSTGSSGGYPDFPASPASWLDEVDHGQF, encoded by the exons ATGCAGC AGATCCCGCTGTGCGCCGGCTGCGACCAGCACATCCTGGACCGCTTCATCCTCAAGGCACTGGACCGCCACTGGCACAGCAAGTGCCTCAAGTGCACGGACTGCCACACGCCCCTGGCCGAGCGTTGCTTCAGCCGCGGGGAGAGCGTCTACTGCAAGGACGACTTCTTCAA GCGATTCGGGACCAAGTGCGCCGCGTGCCAGCTGGGCATCCCGCCCACGCAGGTGGTGCGCCGCGCCCAGGACTTCGTGTACCACCTGCACTGCTTCGCCTGCGTCGTGTGCAAGCGGCAGCTGGCCACAGGCGACGAGTTCTACCTCATGGAAGACAGCCGGCTCGTGTGCAAGGCGGATTACGAGACGGCCAAGCAGCGCG AGGCGGAGGCCACGGCCAAGCGGCCGCGCACGACCATCACGGCCAAGCAGCTGGAGACCTTGAAGAGCGCCTACAACACGTCGCCCAAGCCGGCGCGCCACGTGCGCGAGCAGCTGTCGTCGGAGACGGGCCTGGACATGCGGGtcgtgcag gtGTGGTTCCAGAACCGCCGCGCCAAGGAAAAGCGGCTCAAGAAGGATGCGGGCCGGCAGCGCTGGGGCCCGTACTTCCGCAGCATGAAGCGCGCCCGCGGCGGCCCCAAGTCGGACAAGGACAGCgtccaggaggaggggcaggacaGCGACGCCGACGTCTCCTTCACGG ATGAGCCGACCATGGCCGACCTGGGCCCTGCCAACGGCCTCTACAGCAGCCTGGGGGAGCCCACCTCAGCCCTGGGCAGGCCTGCGGGAGCCCCAGGCAGCTTCCCACTGGAGCACGGAGGCCTGGCCGGCCCGGAGCAGTACCGTGAGCTGCGCCCCAGCAGCCCCTATGGGGTCCCCCCGTCCCCAGCTGCCCTGCAGAGcctccctggcccccagccccttcTCTCTAGCTTAGTATATCCAGATGCCAGCTTGGGCCTGGTGCCCTCGGGCACCCCAGGTGGGCCCCCACCCATGAGGGTGCTGGCCGGAAACGGACCCAGCTCCGACCTGTCCACAGGGAGCAGTGGGGGCTACCCCGACTTCCCCGCTAGCCCCGCCTCCTGGCTGGATGAGGTTGACCACGGCCAGTTCTGA
- the LHX3 gene encoding LIM/homeobox protein Lhx3 isoform X1, with product MEARGELGPGRESAGGDLLLALLARREDLRREIPLCAGCDQHILDRFILKALDRHWHSKCLKCTDCHTPLAERCFSRGESVYCKDDFFKRFGTKCAACQLGIPPTQVVRRAQDFVYHLHCFACVVCKRQLATGDEFYLMEDSRLVCKADYETAKQREAEATAKRPRTTITAKQLETLKSAYNTSPKPARHVREQLSSETGLDMRVVQVWFQNRRAKEKRLKKDAGRQRWGPYFRSMKRARGGPKSDKDSVQEEGQDSDADVSFTDEPTMADLGPANGLYSSLGEPTSALGRPAGAPGSFPLEHGGLAGPEQYRELRPSSPYGVPPSPAALQSLPGPQPLLSSLVYPDASLGLVPSGTPGGPPPMRVLAGNGPSSDLSTGSSGGYPDFPASPASWLDEVDHGQF from the exons ATGGAGGCGCGCGGGGAGCTGGGCCCGGGCCGCGAGTCGGCGGGTGGAGACCTGCTGCTGGCGCTGCTGGCGCGGAGGGAGGACCTACGCCGAG AGATCCCGCTGTGCGCCGGCTGCGACCAGCACATCCTGGACCGCTTCATCCTCAAGGCACTGGACCGCCACTGGCACAGCAAGTGCCTCAAGTGCACGGACTGCCACACGCCCCTGGCCGAGCGTTGCTTCAGCCGCGGGGAGAGCGTCTACTGCAAGGACGACTTCTTCAA GCGATTCGGGACCAAGTGCGCCGCGTGCCAGCTGGGCATCCCGCCCACGCAGGTGGTGCGCCGCGCCCAGGACTTCGTGTACCACCTGCACTGCTTCGCCTGCGTCGTGTGCAAGCGGCAGCTGGCCACAGGCGACGAGTTCTACCTCATGGAAGACAGCCGGCTCGTGTGCAAGGCGGATTACGAGACGGCCAAGCAGCGCG AGGCGGAGGCCACGGCCAAGCGGCCGCGCACGACCATCACGGCCAAGCAGCTGGAGACCTTGAAGAGCGCCTACAACACGTCGCCCAAGCCGGCGCGCCACGTGCGCGAGCAGCTGTCGTCGGAGACGGGCCTGGACATGCGGGtcgtgcag gtGTGGTTCCAGAACCGCCGCGCCAAGGAAAAGCGGCTCAAGAAGGATGCGGGCCGGCAGCGCTGGGGCCCGTACTTCCGCAGCATGAAGCGCGCCCGCGGCGGCCCCAAGTCGGACAAGGACAGCgtccaggaggaggggcaggacaGCGACGCCGACGTCTCCTTCACGG ATGAGCCGACCATGGCCGACCTGGGCCCTGCCAACGGCCTCTACAGCAGCCTGGGGGAGCCCACCTCAGCCCTGGGCAGGCCTGCGGGAGCCCCAGGCAGCTTCCCACTGGAGCACGGAGGCCTGGCCGGCCCGGAGCAGTACCGTGAGCTGCGCCCCAGCAGCCCCTATGGGGTCCCCCCGTCCCCAGCTGCCCTGCAGAGcctccctggcccccagccccttcTCTCTAGCTTAGTATATCCAGATGCCAGCTTGGGCCTGGTGCCCTCGGGCACCCCAGGTGGGCCCCCACCCATGAGGGTGCTGGCCGGAAACGGACCCAGCTCCGACCTGTCCACAGGGAGCAGTGGGGGCTACCCCGACTTCCCCGCTAGCCCCGCCTCCTGGCTGGATGAGGTTGACCACGGCCAGTTCTGA